One region of Turicibacter bilis genomic DNA includes:
- a CDS encoding rhodanese-like domain-containing protein yields MRQFVGKLAFCLVFIFLMILAILEHEAIQPVMSQAVSEFPSIQYISQKEAEQLITKTKGIVIIDVRNNTEYIQSHLENAVNIPMRELNEHLPELEKYKDKPIVIYCDKGYRSKTVAIQLEALGFKRLYVIEDGIG; encoded by the coding sequence ATGAGACAATTTGTTGGGAAGCTTGCGTTTTGTTTAGTTTTTATTTTTTTAATGATATTAGCTATTTTAGAACATGAAGCGATTCAACCGGTTATGAGTCAGGCTGTTTCAGAATTTCCTTCAATCCAGTATATTTCTCAAAAAGAGGCTGAACAGTTAATTACTAAGACAAAAGGGATTGTCATTATTGATGTTAGAAATAATACGGAATACATTCAATCTCATTTAGAAAATGCAGTTAATATTCCAATGCGAGAACTTAATGAGCACCTTCCTGAATTGGAAAAGTATAAAGATAAACCTATTGTTATTTATTGTGATAAAGGTTATCGTAGTAAAACTGTAGCCATTCAATTAGAAGCTTTAGGCTTTAAAAGGTTATATGTTATAGAGGATGGTATTGGATAA